The genomic interval GtgaaggattcgacatgtacttacgcagcatagagacgtggaacacgttATGAACTCCtgccagattcggcggtaacGCAACTCTATATGTgagtgtcccaactctctctaagatctcaaatggtccgatgaatcttgggCTGAGCTTGCTCTTCTTCccgaacctcatcacacccttcataggtgcgaCCTTCGCAAAAACATGATCCCCTACTGCGAACTCCAGATCTTGTCGTCTctgatcagcataactcttctgacggctttgcgCAGTCCTCATCCTGTCTCTAGTCCTAGCCACTAGATCTGCTGTCTGTCTGAAAATatccggacccaactctgctcgctcgcctacctcatcccaagatactggcgacctacacttccttccatacatagcctcgtatggagccatacctatcgatgtctgataactgttgttgtatgtgaactccacaagaggtaacTTCGGCTCCCAGCTGCCCTGGAAGTCGATCATGCAAGATCGGAGTaggtcctccaaaatctgaatcaccctctctgactgaccgtctgtCTGAAGATGGAAAGCGGTACTGAACAATAGCTTCGTACCCAGAGCCTGGTGAAGGCTCTTCCAGAACACAGACGTGAATCTCGGATCCCTGTCTGACACGATGGACAATGATATCCCatgcagtctgactatctctctgatgtATAGCTTTGCGTACTGTGTCATGGTGAATGTCTTCCTGATTGGTAAGAAGTGAGCTGACTTAGTGagccgatcaacaatcacccaaatggcgTTGTATCCTCCAGTAGTCCTCGGAAGCCCTGTCACtaaatccatagtaatattctcccacttccactcgggaatagagagtggtctcagcttccctgcaggtctctgatgctctgccatgacctgctgacatgtcaaacactcggagacAAATCACAGAATATCCCTCTTcatgcccggccaccaatacagagtCTGTAAATCCTTATaaatcttcgtactccctggatggatgGAGTACAGGGTGCTGTGGGCCTCACTCAGGATATCTGCTCGAAGGGAATCGCTGTCAGGGACCCATAGGCGATCTCTATATCTGACTACGCCGTACACAACTGCGTACAGTTTTTGGCCCTTAGCCTCGTCCCTCTGTCTCcacttctgtaactgctcatcagaAGTCTGTCCTGCTCGGATTCTGTCTCTCAGAGTCGGCTGTACTGTCAAAGTTGCAAGATTCGGGGCCTCGCCCTTGGCATAAATTGCAAgctcaaatctctgaatctcagCCTGCAACGGTCTCTGTACTGAAAGATGACTAACACTGCGTGCTTCTTGCTCAgagcatctgcaactacattagtcttaccctggatggtagctaatgtcacaatcataatctttgactAGCTCAAGCTACCacctctgtcgcatattcagttccttctgagtgaagaagtacttcagactcttatgatctaTGAAAATCCTGCACTTAtccccatacagatagtgtctccagatcttcagggcaaataccactgctgcgagctcgaggtcatgagtcggataatttttctcatgaaccttcagcTGTCTGGACGCATAGGCTATCACTCTATcttgctgcatcagaactgcacccAAACCAAGCTTCGATGCATCTATATATACTAAAAACTCTCCCTGCCCTGATAGCATAGCTAGCACGGGTGCGGTGGTCAAGGACTGCTTCAGTCTGTCAAAGCTCTCCTGACACTCTGGTCCCCTAAACAaacttggcattcttcttcgtcaaagcGGTCATAGGCAGAAGAAAAGCCCTGGATGAACTTCCTGTAGTACCCTGCcaatcccaagaaactgcggatctctgtcaCGTTCTTCGGAACTGGCCAATCCCTGACTGCCTCTACCTTGCTGGGGTCGACCTCTATGCCATCCTGAGatacaatgtggcccaagaatgccATTCTGTCgagccagaactcacacttgctAAACTTGGCATACAGTCATCTATCCTGTAGAGTCTGCAATACTGTCCTCAGATGATGAGTGTGCTCCTCCCTGCTCttcgaatagatcaggatatcgtcaatgaagactatgacgaactgatccaagAATGGCTGGAATACGccattcatgagatccatgaagatctcTGGTGCGTTCGTCAAACCGAagggcatcaccaagaactcatAGTGCCTATAACGTGTCCGGAAGGCTGTTTTATGCACATCTGCCTCCCacactttcaactgatgataaccGGAGCGGAGGTCTATCTTGGAGAACACTGAGgctccctgaagctgatcaaacaaatcctcgatcctcggcagtggatacttattcttgactgTGACCCTgttcagctctctgtaatcaatacaaagTCGCATGCTGCCATCCTTATTTTTAACAAATAGcactggcgcgccccaaggagaaaaaatagggcgaatgaaacccttatccagaagatcctgaatctgatccttgagctctttcatctctgtaggtGCTAATCGGTAGTGTGCCTTAGATATCGGCGATGTCCATGGCATGAGCTCAATAGAGAAGTCCACCTCTCGGTCTGGTAGGATACCTGAAACGTCGTCAGGGAACATGCTGGGGAACTCACTGACCACATCTACATCCTCCAGCCTCTGACTGACTGACTCTACCACTGATACTATGCTGGCTAAGAATGCCTGACAGCCTctcttaataagcttcctcgcacacatGCAGGAAATGACGTGCGGGAACTGCCGATGAATAGCTGCCTCGAAAACAAATGGTTTCCCATTGGGTGGTCTGACAAACATTGACCTCTGATAGAAATCTATGACCGCTCCATAAGAAGAGAGCCAGTCTATGCCCaagatgatatcaaactctggcagcGGTAGTACGATCAGATCTGCATGTACTGCCTTCTGTTGCAATATGAGCTCCAATCCTCTCACTATCCGGGAAGTGAACATCTGATCCCCGGATGGGATCGATACTCTGAAACCCAAATCCATCGCTACTGGTATGATTTCTAGCCGTTCTACGAAAGATTCGGATATAAACGAAtgcgtagcccctgaatctagcaGCGCATGCGTGGCTACTCCTGCAATATTTATCCTCCCTGCGACAGAACATAACATCAAATCTAATAGAGTTGAACTTAAGGGACTTCTTATCgtcaataaatcccaaaattgACGAATAAACACTGAATTATCCGAAATATCAATCCCCAAAAGTTCGAAATTTTGGTTTTAGTCCTTAACTTACCCATTGGTACAGTTGGGTCTTACAATTCTTCATATCAAACAATTAAATTCTTAATCCCAACTAAGTAGAACATGCATCCTAAATCTTTCTAAGTTATAAATCCCACAATTAAGTCCTCATACAAGCATAAAATCCATTGCAATATAACAGtaaattaaaatcttaaaccaAAAGAGTTACCAGTAATCAATGTCAAGTCTGGTGCTGCCCTCGCTTCCTCATCATGCATCACATATGCCCTGCCGATAGTGGGGCCCTTGCTCTTAGGGCAGTCCGCTGCTTTGTGGCCCTCTTGGCCACAAACAAAGCATCTTGTATGTCCCCCATAAGCACTTCCAGATATGGACTTTGTTGCAACGCGAGCAAGGCTGTTTGTCATCTGGATTAGGCGCCCCTGGCGCATGAGGAGGTCTCTACTGCCATGGCCTTCCTATACTGCCGTTGGGGCTTCTGCTGCCCCTGCTGACTCGGTGGTCCAGAAAACTGTTTTTTCTGATGCTGGGAACTAGTCTGAGCCTGATGCCGCTTCCGCTGCATCTCAAAATCTATATCCCGCAGTGCCTGCTTCGCCTGAAAAGCGCAGGCGGTGGCCTCATCGTAATCTGCCGGCCGCATCAACATGACGTCACGATGGAGGGTAGGTCTCAATCCATCCAGGAAATGCCTCAGTTTCTGAGCGGCATCCCCTGCAATCatgggcacaaagtgacagcccctgtTGAACTTGCGGATAAACTCTGCCACAGATGAATCCCCCTGTCGGAGACTCATGAACTCTCTCGTCAGACGGCCCCTGACGTCAGCTGGGAAATACTTCCCGAAGAATAACTCCTTGAACCTGGCCCAGGTAAGAGTGGTCAAGTCCACGGCATGCgcggctccctcccaccataggGACGCGTAATCTCTCAGCATATAGATGGCGCACCTGGCCCGCTCGCCATCCATAACCTAAAGGTAATCAAAGTGAAGCTCCAGTGATCTGATCCACCCCTCAGCTACGAATGGATCGGTGGTACCCCCGAACTCCTTAGGGTTGAGCCTACGGAACTACTCAAAAATATCTGTCTGCGGTCTCGGAGCCTCATGTACCTGCTCCAATAGTCTAGCCATACCCTCTAGGACTCGGGTAGCTGGATCccttggtggtggtggtggtggaggtccCATGCCACCCTCAGGGATATCGTCCATCCTGACCATCATGGGCTCGCGacggggaggcatatctgaatatagTCCAATTAAAACGTAACCAATCATGCAATAAATCTAGTTTTGAAAATAGTGGACCTTATAGTGTGAAAAAAAAACAGTTAAACATAAGCATAAAAATCATCATAATGCGTAACTAAAAAAATCATGCAGGTGATAacaataaaacaattaaaacgTTTAAATCgtaaaagcttacagacttgaggcatTGGAGACTGAGCGGCAGAAGCTGGGGACGACACAACCCTATAgaggacccttgctctgataccaactgaaacatctactcatttaaaatgcggaaatatatattttttaaataaacatttaaataaatctcatgcaaACAATCCTTCTTAAAATCATCGTTTGAAAATAAGCATCCGCAATTACCAATAAAATGAAGCGGAATAAAAACGAGTAAAATCCTAAAATCCACTGTAAAATAATACAAAGTGAAAAATAATCATATCCTCTCCAAAACCATAAATCTTAATGTGCGGAAAAATCataggtcctcgggtcgtgtcgcccAACAGGTCCGCTGACTCAGAGtccagcacctccagtctcctcgacatcgaactcacctgcatcatacacGCCTAgttagtctaaagactcaacacacctgtaccataaataacaaatacctatacgtagcacacagcagtgaaaaatatcataatcaacctatctttcatgaactttaaaagctTAATGTAAAAGAGCCATATGCAATCgtgacgtgtcaaaacagctcatcgttaatcatcattcatcatttattattcatcatttatcattcagttcattagaggtgactatcgtacatcatcatttacgTACGATTGATCCATCATACATAAAAACGCGGCGGTACTTggcggctgtcggacatcagtgacaagATTACTCATCCACTGTgtctaggcctcatcatcagtatttacatatacatattaaacatttacatatacttcgatagccacaactaatttcCATCATTCAAGAcattatcattttcatcacttataaaaatcatgctccaatgaaattttctttaaattcaagcagGCAACGTATAtcttcataaaatcataaaattgtgatcatgatgcataaacatttaaaatatcataaatttgtgctcaggccGCTACcttgaccaaaatctcaccccgggtgcaaaatgaccattttgccccatGGAAATCCGAAAATTTTCGTTTCAACCctagacctctaaaattgacccgaagtttatcgaactccttaaaatatcccaaaacatttttataagcgttcctagacgtaaactcgagccaaattcacaacttaactaattcgttttaaaacttagactagGTCCCGGTTTTAATTCAAATCGGCCCAAAATTTAAACAAATCTTCTCctactttttaccataatttAAAAACACTCAAATGATCCTAAAACCATAATACCCGACCCAAAACTCTCGGCTGAAGACCCTCCCCTTACAAATAATACTCTCGACCCTGCCATTGTCCTACTCTCATGCACCTCCCTCCCTAAAAATCACGCCCACAACCAACCCACCATACAAGCCATGAGCCAGCCTACTGTTGACCTAGAACAGACCTTCAAGGAGTCCCCTAGCGCCAAGGACCCAGCCCCATGCAGCTTATGCACTAAGCATTCTCGCTAGGACTCAAGGCTCTTCCCTCACGCCTCCAACACCCTTGGTTCGTGTGAGCTGCTCACGGGTTCAAACCACTAGCGTGAGGGCCCTCCCAGGTCATGGCATGGACACTATAGAAGCCGGTCCACAGCTTGGTATTGCCCTGAACCCAATGGTTTCTCTCCCCTTGCACTCCTTCAATCCAAAACCGAGCCCCTTACCGCGCAACCCTCTCGATCTACACTCTAGCACTGCCCTTCATCAACTCCAGCTTAGGGACAACGTCACTCACAGCCCTCACACTCTACAGCAACCCTCAGCACAGCCCCCTTGTAAACCATCATGAAAAACGTGAGTAACTATGCAAGAAGGAAACCGAAAATCTCATGCAAAATCGTAAATATTTCATGCGTAAAATTGGATCGAACTCTTTACATAAAAATAGCATTCATCAGTATGTATATGGTGTCTAAGATGCAGAACAAAGATACAAGGCATGCCTGATACTTCTTTGTGACCGAAAATTGCAAGGAGACACATGGCCGAAACGAGAAGAGAGGCACCGAATTTGTTGAGCTGCAAATCACGAAGGAGATAGCCAATTGGAGGGGATGGGCGGCTGGTGAAGTGATAAGTGTAATTTATttcacttttattacttgtttttaacttggaattatgtgattcttgagcagattATGTAAtttattgttgtttttgttgataTAGTTTGGAAGTGTAGAATAAGAGTGTGGAGTAttaaaaaagataaaaaaaaatacagtagcagcagcgcacccgcgcttactcatgtaccgcacccgcggtaagctAGTGCACCCGCACTGAAACAAGCAGCGCACACACGCGTTTACACACCAGAAGAAGGAGCACACCCGCAGTCTGTTCTGCGGTGTTCAAAAAACAGAATCCGGAAAATCTGTAACTTAGAATTTGGTGTGCTACGACTTCTAGCTTGTCTGGACTGTAAAAAGACATCATTTACTTACCATCTAGGGTATTGGGGAGCCAAGGAAAGAGTGGAGGTTGTAGTTGAAGATTGAAGATCCAAGTTCATCAAGTTTTTGGAAAATCTTTTGTACAACTCCGGGAACGGAATCAGCtcttcaaactcttgttctaagttcttctttcctTTGTTTTTCATTTGATATGTATTGTTTGAAAACCATGTTTGTTGTTTTGATTGTGTTATTATGAACTAAGTTTTATCTCTAGAGGAATGAtagaacaaaactagaaacgaTGTGTTAGaagttataaattaagttatttaagttcttcatattgttcatttgtattgttctaatcttaatgctttccaTTTATTGGCcgtattttgaatgatttatatgtttacaatttatcactcggaagaggaaattataaacaagaaaaggAACAAATACATCAATGATATTTATAGAGTTCGGGAGGCCTTTAATGCTATCGAAGCCTATAGAGAATCTAGTGCTTGTTGTGTAATTTAATTGTAAATTGTTGATGGGAATGTCACAATTCATTTTTAGATAACCAATATCTACTTATTACTTGGAAGAGAGAGTAGATAATAATaggattcttggctaatgaataatAAGAACTTTTATAACATAGCTAATAGGAattacacatggtggatagttgcgtgaaatcagacctctagatcttttatctCATTTTTATTCGCTAAAACTATTCGTTAAAACTTGGTGTTATTTATTGTTAGGTGAGTTTTTTAATGAGGTGGGGCCCACGCTGaataaaaaaatcagaaaaacgAATCCCACATCGGAAAGTTTACAAAAGCTGCAGGAGGGATTTAGTTATAAATAGAGCTCAATTccttcagttattgtatcccaaaatcaaaagcttttcagctttgataaaaagagagtgcatagaaaaaaATAGTGTTTTTTTTCTTGAGTACGGGAATTCTCttgtgtgagttagagaaaatatttttctcggtatactcgggttgggatcgtgagatattgagtgtattggtgtatacacttgttgtaatatttcttccagttataaaagttgcagtgctccgtggacgtagcctatattgggtgaaccacgtaaatctttgtgttcttgttggttgttttattccgCATTTTTAGGTACTATATTATCATCATGGTCGGCATCGCTTCGGGGTAATTccccaacaattggtatcagagccttgttgtgaaaattcttaaaaattttgagtatgctctgtggttgcagctttgtctgatcttccacatcagaaaagatttttttgattttttgcTAAGGCAAGAGAAGTGATGGCCGGAGATGATGGATCGGGATCGAGTATCAACAAGTTCGACGGAACAGATTTTTCGTTCTAGCGGTTACAGATAATAGATTATCTGTACAATAAGAAGTTGCATCGACCTCTATCTGGAAAGAAGCCggaaaagatggaggatgatgaCTGGAAGCTTCTTGACCGGCAGGTGTTAGGTGTGATACGATTGACCCTGACGAAGAACGTGGCACATAACGTGGCGGAGGCAAAAACAACGGAGTAGATGATGTCTATTTTGTCGGACATGTACGAAAAGCCATCGGCAAATAACAAAGTGCATCTCATGAAGaatttatttaacttgaagATGAGAGAAGATGCATCGGTGGCTAAACACATCAATGAATTCAACACGATTGTTTCACAGCTAACATCGGttgaaattaaatttgatgATTAGATTCGGGCACTTATTCTTTTGGCGTTTTTACCAGACAATTGGGAACCGATGCGGGCACCGGTTAGTAACTTTGTTGGGAAAAGAAAGCTACAATTCAATGAAGtcagagatcaaattcttgctgaAGAAGTTTGCAAGATGGATTCTGGTGAAGGAACATCATCAAGTTCTGCTCTAAAGCTCGAGAATAGAGGAAGGGGCATGAGTGGCGAAAAGAGTTTTAACCAATGGCATGGTAGATCCAAGTCAAGAAATGAAAAAGACAAAAGAAACTTTGAAAAAAATGTGAAGTGCTGGAGCTTTGGTGAGACTGGTCACTTGAAAAAGAATTACAAATCAACAAAGAACAACGTTAATGTTGTTACTGAGGAGATACATGATGCTCTATTACTATCCATGGAAAGCCCGGTTGATTCTTGGGTTATGGACTCGGGAGCTTCAATTCATACCACTGGTAATCGTGATGTATTCGATCATTATATTGCGGGAGATTACGGAAAAGTTTTTCTGGCTG from Primulina eburnea isolate SZY01 chromosome 17, ASM2296580v1, whole genome shotgun sequence carries:
- the LOC140817835 gene encoding uncharacterized protein, with the translated sequence MAFLGHIVSQDGIEVDPSKVEAVRDWPVPKNVTEIRSFLGLAGYYRKFIQGFSSAYDRFDEEECQAEIQRFELAIYAKGEAPNLATLTVQPTLRDRIRAGQTSDEQLQKWRQRDEAKGQKLYAVVYGVVRYRDRLWVPDSDSLRADILSEAHSTLYSIHPGSTKIYKDLQTLYWWPGMKRDIL